The proteins below are encoded in one region of Pseudonocardia sp. DSM 110487:
- a CDS encoding tetratricopeptide repeat protein, which produces MPLWTRTRRGSRQAREAAHEIAARHAAGVDLWRAGRAEEAMPIIEEALEGCRIGLGEDNPATLTVAGNLGAVSFSAGAWQQGLDLLAASVADRTRTFGPADPRTLTAVDALATAYRIVGRIDEALALSERVAVERSRTLGPSHPDTLTSRLGYALARAAFGDIEPALALLAAALGDAERTHGPRHEHVIALRANLAGCLALLGRAAEAAAELQRAATDAATLLGRGHPETEALFADLAHAHDRSWFFSIGRMAGMGRDRG; this is translated from the coding sequence ATGCCGCTGTGGACGCGCACTCGCCGAGGCTCACGCCAGGCGCGCGAAGCCGCACACGAGATCGCCGCGCGCCATGCCGCAGGCGTCGACCTCTGGCGCGCGGGACGCGCCGAGGAAGCGATGCCTATCATCGAGGAGGCGCTCGAGGGCTGCCGCATCGGGCTGGGGGAGGACAACCCCGCAACCCTGACGGTCGCCGGGAACCTCGGCGCCGTCAGCTTCTCGGCAGGCGCGTGGCAGCAGGGCCTCGATCTGCTCGCGGCGAGCGTCGCCGACCGCACGCGCACGTTCGGTCCGGCCGACCCCCGCACACTGACGGCCGTCGACGCGCTCGCCACCGCCTACCGCATCGTGGGCCGGATCGACGAAGCGCTCGCACTATCCGAGCGCGTGGCCGTCGAACGCAGCCGCACGCTCGGCCCCAGCCACCCCGACACGTTGACGTCGCGGCTCGGGTACGCGCTCGCGCGCGCGGCGTTCGGGGACATCGAACCTGCCCTCGCTCTTCTCGCCGCCGCGCTCGGAGACGCGGAACGGACGCACGGGCCACGCCACGAGCACGTCATCGCCCTGCGCGCGAACCTCGCGGGCTGCCTCGCCCTGCTCGGCAGGGCTGCTGAGGCCGCAGCCGAGCTCCAGCGGGCGGCCACCGACGCGGCCACGCTCCTCGGCCGAGGGCATCCGGAGACCGAGGCGCTGTTCGCCGACCTGGCCCACGCGCACGACCGATCGTGGTTCTTCTCGATCGGCCGGATGGCGGGTATGGGCCGCGACCGCGGCTGA
- a CDS encoding FtsX-like permease family protein, with protein MIVLSIRLLRLGGRRAVASAALVGIGITMGTALLAVALGAVHGWDAREDRAGWRTGDIVAGTGAPVALLRTDLDAAAGRVVHRVDVAAVAPGAVPREGGVPPGLPRIPAPGEVWFSPALAALARELPADEFAARFPAPAGVIGDAGLMGPDELVAVIGRAPAEIPDAVPVSTFDDHASDLLTIYRQLTYVAVALLVFPVASLLGASARLTAARRAERLATLRLLGASTGQVTVAAVAEVALIAVGAAVAGVVLQWVLAPLLAAIDLGGSEWFAADLRPGPAAVAGIVAGVAVLATLSALGGMREVVIGPLGVARRQRPGSARLLRLLGLAGGVVVFAAADGARQLAPAAIAGLVFGAGVLAMFGAVSLIGPLVVRLLGSGMARSARTPAGLLAGRRLLDDPRGAFRPLAGVTMAVFVAGFLAPLTAAVPAAAHGDDSALRVVSSRPVADLDAAARERLTERRLAADVVLTDVRGELGLAVTPAAPAERDAVRTALASLADRPVLTERESEAEGVQLVADLRTGALVVLAGAFLVAATSTGTTAAARVLDHRRTLRLLRLAGTPLAVLDAARRAETLRPLLVLGAIALVMGLLCASPFAATTGVLEPSGLAVLAAMLAGGVGAVGAASAASRPLLRRVTTDGARED; from the coding sequence GTGATCGTCCTCTCCATACGACTGCTGCGGCTCGGTGGCCGCCGCGCCGTCGCGTCGGCCGCCCTGGTCGGGATCGGGATCACGATGGGCACGGCGCTGCTCGCGGTCGCGCTGGGTGCGGTGCACGGCTGGGACGCCCGGGAGGACCGCGCCGGGTGGCGCACGGGCGACATCGTGGCGGGAACGGGTGCGCCGGTAGCGCTGCTGCGGACGGACCTCGACGCGGCTGCGGGCCGGGTCGTGCACCGCGTGGACGTCGCGGCCGTGGCGCCAGGCGCCGTGCCCCGGGAAGGTGGGGTGCCGCCGGGGCTGCCCCGGATCCCCGCGCCCGGCGAGGTGTGGTTCTCACCGGCGCTCGCAGCGCTCGCCCGCGAGCTCCCGGCCGATGAGTTCGCCGCCCGTTTCCCGGCGCCGGCGGGGGTGATCGGGGACGCCGGGCTGATGGGGCCCGACGAGCTGGTCGCCGTCATCGGCCGCGCGCCGGCGGAGATTCCTGACGCCGTGCCCGTCTCCACCTTCGATGACCACGCCTCCGATCTGTTGACGATCTACCGCCAGCTCACGTACGTCGCGGTGGCGCTGCTCGTCTTCCCGGTGGCGAGCCTGCTCGGCGCGTCGGCCCGGTTGACCGCGGCGCGGCGCGCCGAGCGGCTGGCGACGCTGCGCCTGCTGGGCGCCTCCACCGGCCAGGTGACCGTTGCGGCGGTCGCCGAGGTCGCGCTGATCGCTGTCGGGGCCGCGGTGGCGGGCGTCGTGCTCCAGTGGGTGCTCGCACCCCTGCTCGCGGCCATCGACCTCGGCGGGAGCGAGTGGTTCGCGGCCGACCTGCGGCCCGGGCCGGCAGCGGTTGCCGGGATCGTGGCCGGTGTGGCCGTGCTCGCGACGCTGTCCGCGCTGGGCGGCATGCGCGAGGTCGTGATCGGGCCGCTCGGGGTCGCGCGCAGGCAGCGGCCGGGCTCGGCACGGCTCCTGCGGTTGCTCGGGCTCGCGGGCGGCGTGGTCGTGTTCGCGGCCGCGGACGGCGCGCGCCAGCTGGCGCCCGCGGCGATCGCCGGGCTCGTGTTCGGCGCGGGCGTCCTCGCGATGTTCGGCGCGGTGTCGCTGATCGGGCCGCTCGTCGTGCGTTTGCTCGGCTCCGGGATGGCGCGCTCGGCGCGCACCCCTGCCGGGTTGCTCGCCGGGCGCAGGTTGCTCGACGACCCGCGGGGCGCCTTCCGGCCGCTCGCGGGCGTCACGATGGCCGTGTTCGTCGCGGGCTTCCTCGCTCCGCTGACGGCGGCGGTTCCGGCCGCCGCGCACGGGGACGACAGCGCACTGCGCGTCGTGTCGTCGCGGCCGGTCGCCGATCTCGATGCGGCGGCCCGGGAGCGGCTCACCGAGCGCAGGCTCGCCGCCGACGTCGTGCTGACCGACGTCCGTGGGGAGCTGGGCCTCGCCGTCACTCCGGCCGCTCCCGCCGAGCGCGACGCAGTGCGCACGGCGCTCGCGTCGCTCGCGGACCGACCGGTGCTGACCGAGCGGGAGTCGGAGGCCGAGGGCGTGCAGCTCGTGGCCGATCTGAGGACGGGCGCGCTCGTCGTGCTCGCCGGGGCGTTCCTCGTCGCGGCGACCTCCACCGGGACCACGGCGGCCGCCCGCGTGCTGGACCATCGCCGCACCCTGCGACTGCTGCGGCTCGCCGGCACCCCGCTCGCCGTGCTCGACGCCGCCCGGCGCGCGGAGACGCTGCGCCCATTGCTCGTGCTCGGTGCCATCGCACTGGTGATGGGTCTGTTGTGCGCGTCCCCGTTCGCGGCCACGACGGGCGTGCTGGAGCCGTCCGGGCTCGCCGTGCTCGCTGCGATGCTCGCCGGAGGTGTCGGGGCAGTGGGCGCGGCATCGGCCGCGTCCCGGCCACTGCTACGCAGAGTGACAACCGACGGCGCGCGGGAAGACTGA
- a CDS encoding ABC transporter ATP-binding protein codes for MIGGGPPVLRGIRLAHRFGAAPVLQGADIVVHRGEAVAVTGPSGSGKSTLLHCLAGILRPDDGEVWVGADRIDDWSEARRTALRGSRLGFVFQFGQLLPELPAVENVALPLMLAGVRRGAAVARAAAWFPALGLDGLEQRRPGQLSGGQEQRVAIARALVTEPEVVFADEPTGALDTHTGRRLIDLLTGIAARTGTGLVVVTHDADVAARCHRVIILRDGRTDPAAVPAAVTGGSR; via the coding sequence GTGATCGGGGGCGGCCCGCCGGTACTGCGGGGCATCCGGCTCGCGCACCGCTTCGGTGCGGCGCCGGTGCTGCAGGGCGCGGACATCGTGGTGCACCGCGGCGAGGCGGTGGCCGTCACCGGGCCGTCCGGATCCGGCAAGTCAACGCTCCTGCACTGCCTCGCGGGCATCCTGCGCCCGGACGACGGGGAGGTGTGGGTGGGCGCCGACCGGATCGACGACTGGTCCGAGGCGCGCCGCACGGCTCTGCGCGGGTCACGGCTGGGCTTCGTGTTCCAGTTCGGGCAGCTGCTGCCGGAGCTGCCTGCCGTCGAGAACGTGGCGCTGCCGCTGATGCTCGCCGGCGTGCGCCGCGGCGCGGCGGTCGCGCGGGCCGCGGCCTGGTTCCCCGCGCTCGGCCTCGACGGGCTCGAGCAGCGTAGGCCGGGGCAGCTGTCCGGTGGCCAGGAGCAGCGGGTGGCGATCGCCCGTGCGCTCGTGACGGAACCGGAGGTCGTGTTCGCCGACGAGCCGACGGGCGCGCTCGACACCCACACCGGCCGCAGGCTGATCGACCTGCTCACCGGGATCGCCGCTCGCACCGGAACCGGCCTTGTGGTCGTCACCCACGACGCCGACGTCGCCGCCCGGTGCCACCGTGTGATCATCTTGCGCGACGGGCGCACCGATCCGGCGGCCGTTCCCGCAGCCGTGACCGGCGGGTCCCGGTGA
- a CDS encoding sensor histidine kinase, with translation MIRLLRWIRRHAGLVAELAAYGFWLLIDLIMVVDSGPFGTLVAVVSVPLVVLLRRRADVRLVPTAATAIGLSILISLFSTAHVAALLGVPGPVSALAFTEQLALAVVVVTVLHRCPLRPALVLTVAAAVAIVGSPIMRMTDSPASVLSVMSALGWGGAVAIGLVLREIDTRRRAAVEDIRSAERMELARELHDVVAHHVTGIVVAAQAAAVVARTSPDDVDRALSAIEHAGTDALTAMRRMVGVLRGQDAEGARTPGAELAEVRTLVHRFDPDARLVRLTTDPGLEHAVLPPGVAATGYRVVQEALTNVRRHAPHVASVEVDIRIREEALLVSVRNDGVPPAPVSGRVGGGFGLVGMGERVAALDGVFAAGPTGPGIWTVSVRLPLRGAR, from the coding sequence GTGATCCGCCTGCTCCGCTGGATCCGGCGGCACGCCGGGCTGGTCGCCGAGCTGGCCGCCTACGGGTTCTGGCTGCTCATCGACCTCATCATGGTGGTCGACAGCGGCCCGTTCGGCACCCTGGTGGCCGTCGTGAGCGTGCCGCTCGTCGTGCTGCTGCGCAGGCGGGCGGACGTCCGGCTGGTACCCACGGCTGCGACCGCCATCGGGCTGTCGATCCTGATCTCGCTGTTCTCGACGGCGCATGTTGCCGCGCTGCTGGGAGTCCCCGGACCGGTGTCGGCCCTCGCCTTCACCGAGCAGCTCGCGCTCGCCGTCGTCGTCGTGACCGTGCTGCACCGCTGCCCGCTGCGGCCCGCGCTCGTGCTCACCGTGGCAGCGGCGGTGGCGATCGTCGGCTCGCCGATCATGCGGATGACCGACTCGCCCGCCAGCGTCCTCAGCGTCATGTCGGCGCTCGGCTGGGGCGGTGCGGTAGCGATCGGACTGGTACTGCGCGAGATCGACACGCGCAGGCGGGCGGCCGTCGAGGACATCCGGTCCGCCGAGCGGATGGAACTCGCCCGCGAGTTGCACGACGTCGTGGCACACCACGTCACCGGCATCGTCGTCGCGGCGCAGGCCGCGGCCGTCGTGGCTCGCACCTCCCCCGACGACGTCGACCGCGCGCTCTCCGCCATCGAGCACGCCGGCACCGACGCGCTCACCGCGATGCGGCGGATGGTCGGCGTCCTGCGCGGGCAGGACGCCGAGGGCGCGCGGACACCCGGTGCGGAGCTGGCCGAGGTGCGCACGCTCGTACACCGGTTCGATCCCGATGCCCGCCTGGTGCGGCTCACCACCGATCCCGGGCTGGAACACGCCGTGCTGCCCCCGGGGGTGGCCGCCACCGGCTACCGGGTGGTGCAGGAAGCTCTCACCAACGTCCGCAGGCACGCGCCACACGTCGCGTCCGTCGAGGTGGACATCCGGATCCGCGAGGAGGCCCTGCTGGTGTCGGTGCGCAACGACGGCGTCCCCCCTGCCCCGGTGAGTGGGCGAGTGGGAGGCGGGTTCGGTCTTGTAGGCATGGGCGAGCGGGTGGCCGCGCTGGACGGCGTGTTCGCCGCCGGCCCGACCGGTCCCGGAATCTGGACGGTTTCGGTACGTCTCCCGCTGCGAGGTGCCCGATGA
- a CDS encoding response regulator transcription factor — translation MIRVLLADDQEMVRTGFRLILSAEPGVEVVGEAGNGVDAVTRSRELRPDVVLMDIRMPQLDGLEATRALTADPEPPRIVVVTTFDLDEYVYGALRAGACGFLLKDAGPRLLVEAVRAAAAGDALVSPSVTVRLLEHLAARPVTRTPQLPDPLSPRELEVVRAVARGRTNAEIAAELFVSLSTVKTHLTNIQTKLSARNRVEIAAWAWEHGQVR, via the coding sequence ATGATCCGAGTGCTGCTCGCCGACGACCAGGAGATGGTGCGCACCGGATTCCGGCTGATCCTTTCCGCCGAGCCGGGCGTCGAGGTGGTCGGCGAGGCCGGCAACGGCGTGGACGCCGTCACCCGTTCGCGCGAGCTGCGCCCCGACGTCGTGCTGATGGACATCCGGATGCCCCAGCTCGACGGCCTGGAGGCCACCCGCGCGCTGACCGCCGACCCGGAGCCGCCGCGCATCGTCGTCGTCACGACCTTCGACCTCGACGAGTACGTCTACGGCGCGCTGCGCGCGGGCGCGTGCGGCTTCCTGCTCAAGGACGCGGGCCCGCGGCTGCTCGTCGAAGCCGTGCGGGCCGCGGCGGCGGGCGACGCGCTCGTCTCGCCGTCGGTCACGGTGCGGCTGCTCGAACACCTGGCCGCCCGCCCGGTCACACGGACGCCTCAGCTACCCGACCCGCTCTCACCGCGCGAGCTGGAAGTCGTCCGCGCCGTGGCCCGCGGTCGCACCAACGCGGAGATCGCGGCCGAGCTCTTCGTCTCGCTCTCGACCGTGAAGACGCACCTCACGAACATCCAGACCAAGCTCTCCGCCCGCAACCGCGTCGAGATCGCCGCATGGGCGTGGGAGCACGGGCAGGTGCGCTGA
- a CDS encoding Rpn family recombination-promoting nuclease/putative transposase, translated as MPDPHDQPGPSGGTVAQPHDALFRFVFGKPVHAASELRAVLPAALAERLDLAGLRLVNGSFVDEELTNRHCDVLMRTTLDGRDAYVYVLIEHQSSADPMMPLRMLRYVMRIWERHLEQHPKARRLPMIVPLVVYQGSRRWAHPVELSELLDLDPETARLAGAFLPRFRFLLDDLTTLDKTALRARPVSTPVRLTVRLLRIVPTHASDAVAAIDPDDIDDLRDLLRYPDWRELITALLKYIQAASETPPHRLAWLAAQIGPEAEEVYMTTADILRAEGEAKGRAEGEAKGRVEHAARMLVRLLTRRFGAVPEDAHARIDAASLEQLDIWSERVLDAAALEDVFR; from the coding sequence ATGCCGGATCCTCACGATCAGCCCGGTCCTTCGGGTGGAACGGTCGCGCAGCCACACGACGCGCTGTTCCGGTTCGTGTTCGGCAAGCCCGTGCACGCGGCCTCGGAACTCCGCGCGGTCCTGCCTGCGGCGCTCGCCGAGCGGCTGGACCTGGCAGGCCTGCGCCTGGTCAACGGCAGCTTCGTCGACGAAGAGCTGACGAACCGGCACTGCGACGTGCTCATGCGCACCACGCTCGACGGTCGGGACGCCTACGTCTACGTCCTGATCGAGCACCAGAGCAGCGCGGACCCGATGATGCCGCTGCGGATGCTGCGCTACGTGATGCGGATCTGGGAGCGCCACCTGGAGCAGCACCCGAAGGCAAGGCGGCTGCCGATGATCGTGCCGCTGGTGGTCTACCAGGGCTCCCGGCGGTGGGCCCACCCGGTCGAGCTGAGCGAACTGCTGGACCTGGACCCGGAGACGGCCCGGCTGGCGGGCGCCTTCCTGCCGCGGTTCCGGTTCCTGCTCGACGACCTCACGACGCTGGACAAGACAGCGCTGCGCGCACGCCCGGTCAGCACGCCGGTCCGGCTGACCGTGCGCTTGCTGCGGATCGTCCCCACCCACGCCAGCGACGCCGTTGCCGCCATCGACCCCGACGACATCGACGACCTGCGGGACCTACTGCGCTACCCCGACTGGCGCGAGCTGATAACGGCCTTGCTGAAGTACATTCAAGCTGCCAGCGAGACACCACCCCACCGGCTCGCTTGGCTGGCGGCGCAGATCGGTCCCGAGGCCGAGGAGGTTTACATGACCACCGCAGACATACTCCGGGCCGAGGGAGAGGCCAAAGGCCGGGCCGAGGGAGAGGCCAAGGGCCGGGTCGAGCATGCGGCACGCATGCTCGTGCGGCTGCTTACTCGTAGGTTCGGTGCTGTGCCCGAGGACGCGCACGCGCGGATCGATGCCGCCTCGCTTGAACAGCTCGACATCTGGTCGGAACGGGTGCTCGATGCCGCCGCGCTGGAGGACGTGTTCCGCTGA
- a CDS encoding class I SAM-dependent methyltransferase, whose translation MTSAVREVWDKEADRFDEHPDHGLSDARVRTAWSALLLDALPEPPARALDAGCGTGSVAALLAELGFTVQGIDLSPRMLEQAAAKARRLGVEVALIEGDVSDPPVAGPFDVVLSRHVLWALPDVPAVLGRWTRLLAPGGRLVLVEGRWHTGAGWRADDLLPIVRGGTSTAELRHLPDPALWGFPIQDERYLIIATA comes from the coding sequence GTGACGAGCGCCGTGCGGGAGGTCTGGGACAAGGAGGCCGATCGCTTCGACGAGCATCCCGATCACGGCCTGTCGGACGCGCGCGTCCGCACGGCGTGGAGCGCGCTGCTGCTGGACGCGCTCCCGGAGCCACCGGCGCGGGCTCTCGACGCCGGCTGCGGCACCGGGTCGGTGGCCGCCCTCCTGGCGGAGCTCGGCTTCACCGTGCAGGGCATCGACCTTTCTCCTCGGATGCTCGAGCAGGCGGCCGCGAAGGCCCGGCGCCTCGGCGTCGAGGTCGCTCTCATCGAAGGCGATGTGAGCGATCCGCCGGTCGCGGGACCGTTCGACGTGGTGCTGTCGCGGCACGTCCTCTGGGCCTTGCCTGACGTGCCCGCCGTCCTGGGCCGCTGGACGCGCCTGCTCGCGCCGGGTGGTCGGCTGGTGCTCGTCGAAGGGCGCTGGCACACGGGCGCCGGCTGGCGAGCTGACGACCTCCTGCCGATCGTCCGGGGCGGGACCAGCACCGCCGAGCTGCGCCACCTCCCGGATCCGGCGCTGTGGGGATTCCCCATCCAGGACGAGCGCTACCTGATCATTGCGACTGCCTGA
- a CDS encoding S1C family serine protease → MDELDSYSRTVSAVAAELTGRVAAVRTGRGSGSAVVVPGDGILVTNAHVVGEARSGRADFVDGTQVGVAVVGTDPLSDLAVLRADRPGDLPPPVRLGDADGLVVGQLVVAVGNPLGLAGSVTAGVVSALGRALPTRSGRAGRVVEDVIQTDAALNPGNSGGALADSRARVVGINTAVAGIGLGLAVPVNANTRRIVETLLADGRVRRAYLGVVGTPAPVPASVAEKYGRKNGLRLAEVIGGSPAARAGLRAGDLVLDVGRRPVQDAQGIQRQLFGEAIGVPLPVTVLRNGAMVDVVAVPTELG, encoded by the coding sequence ATGGACGAGCTCGACTCCTACTCCCGCACCGTCAGCGCGGTGGCGGCCGAGCTCACGGGGCGCGTCGCCGCCGTACGCACCGGCCGCGGCAGCGGGTCGGCGGTGGTGGTGCCGGGCGACGGGATCCTCGTCACGAACGCCCACGTCGTCGGCGAGGCGCGCTCGGGCCGAGCCGATTTCGTCGACGGCACCCAGGTCGGCGTCGCCGTGGTCGGCACCGATCCGCTCTCCGACCTGGCGGTCCTTCGGGCCGATCGCCCGGGCGACCTGCCGCCGCCCGTCCGGCTGGGCGACGCCGACGGGCTCGTCGTGGGCCAGCTCGTGGTGGCGGTCGGCAACCCGCTGGGGCTCGCGGGCTCGGTGACCGCCGGCGTCGTCAGCGCGCTCGGCAGGGCGCTGCCCACCCGCAGCGGTCGCGCGGGCCGGGTGGTCGAGGACGTGATCCAGACCGACGCCGCGCTCAACCCGGGCAACTCAGGGGGCGCGCTGGCCGACTCGCGCGCCAGAGTCGTGGGCATCAACACCGCGGTGGCCGGGATCGGGCTCGGACTCGCGGTCCCGGTCAACGCCAACACGCGCCGGATCGTGGAGACGCTGCTCGCCGATGGCCGGGTGCGGCGGGCCTACCTCGGCGTGGTCGGGACCCCCGCACCGGTGCCGGCGTCGGTCGCGGAGAAGTACGGGCGCAAGAACGGGCTGCGGCTCGCGGAGGTGATCGGTGGGAGCCCCGCGGCGCGGGCCGGGCTGCGGGCGGGGGACCTCGTGCTCGACGTCGGCCGCAGGCCGGTGCAGGACGCCCAGGGCATCCAGCGCCAGCTGTTCGGCGAGGCGATCGGCGTGCCGCTCCCGGTGACGGTGCTGCGCAACGGCGCGATGGTCGACGTCGTCGCGGTGCCGACGGAGCTGGGCTGA
- a CDS encoding XdhC family protein — translation MRDVVDQLEGWWKNGQTAALATVVGTYSSAPRQPGASMLVGPGGEAVGSVSGGCVEGAVYELGQQVLGDGRPVLQRYGVSDDDAFAVGLTCGGIIDIFVEKIDRTTYDQLGTVADAIRSGSPVAVATVVAGPAERLGKRLVIWPDRSEGGTGSDRLDDAVRDDARGLLDAGRNAMLHYGVDGQRRGEGLDVFVESFAPPPRMIVFGAIDFAAAVAKIGSFLGFRVTVCDARPVFATASRFPGANEVVVEWPHRYLKAEAEAGRIDGRTALCVLTHDPKFDVPLLEVALRLPEVGYIGAMGSRRTHDDRIERLREAGVTDEEIARMSSPIGLDLGARTPEETAVSIAAEMIALHWGGAGARLAEREGPIHTS, via the coding sequence ATGCGTGATGTCGTGGATCAGCTCGAGGGCTGGTGGAAGAACGGGCAGACCGCGGCCCTCGCCACCGTCGTCGGGACCTACAGCTCCGCACCGCGGCAGCCCGGCGCGTCGATGCTCGTCGGACCCGGCGGCGAGGCCGTCGGTAGCGTCTCCGGCGGGTGCGTCGAGGGCGCGGTGTACGAGCTCGGCCAGCAGGTGCTCGGCGACGGGCGGCCGGTGCTGCAGCGCTACGGGGTGTCCGACGACGACGCGTTCGCGGTCGGCCTCACCTGCGGCGGGATCATCGACATCTTCGTCGAGAAGATCGACCGCACCACGTACGACCAGCTCGGCACCGTGGCCGACGCGATCCGCTCCGGCTCGCCGGTGGCCGTCGCCACCGTCGTCGCCGGGCCGGCCGAGCGACTCGGCAAGCGGCTCGTGATCTGGCCGGACCGCTCCGAGGGCGGCACCGGCTCCGACCGCCTCGACGACGCCGTCCGCGACGACGCCCGCGGCCTGCTCGACGCGGGCCGAAACGCGATGCTGCACTACGGCGTCGACGGCCAGCGCCGCGGCGAGGGCCTCGACGTGTTCGTCGAGTCGTTCGCCCCGCCACCCCGCATGATCGTGTTCGGGGCCATCGACTTCGCCGCCGCCGTCGCCAAGATCGGCAGCTTCCTCGGCTTCCGGGTCACCGTGTGCGACGCCCGTCCGGTGTTCGCAACCGCCTCCCGGTTCCCGGGCGCCAACGAGGTGGTCGTCGAGTGGCCGCACCGCTATCTCAAGGCAGAGGCGGAGGCGGGCCGGATCGACGGGCGCACTGCGCTGTGCGTGCTCACCCACGACCCGAAGTTCGACGTCCCGCTGCTGGAGGTCGCGCTGCGGCTGCCCGAGGTGGGCTATATCGGGGCGATGGGCTCGCGCCGCACCCACGACGACCGCATCGAGCGGCTCCGCGAGGCAGGGGTGACCGACGAGGAGATCGCGCGCATGTCCTCCCCGATCGGTCTCGACCTCGGCGCCCGCACCCCGGAGGAGACGGCCGTCTCGATCGCCGCCGAGATGATCGCCTTGCACTGGGGCGGCGCGGGTGCCCGGCTAGCCGAACGCGAAGGCCCGATCCACACCAGCTGA
- a CDS encoding VWA domain-containing protein, translating into MAPTLTPQTTDPLPGLVGFTVVLRNAGLAITTDRVAAFLSALDALDVTDRTQTYWAGRLTLCSDPDDLPRYDQAFASWFEPAHGGRTQVRDERPPPPPRLAALTPEDAEGDEEGSDSRQIHARASGTEILRNRDLGELTPVEREHLRRLMALLRPELPTRLSRRLRPSKHGDTDPGRTLRAALRNHGELRELRRRDRSRRARKVVLLIDVSGSMEPYADSLLRFAHVVVRRAPAAVEAFTLGTRLTRVTRELRMRDPERALGAAAKAIPDWSGGTRLGEVLRAFVDRWGQRGAARRAVIVVFSDGWERGETDVLREQMSRLRRLAHRVVWVNPHVGKDGYAPVQGGIVAALPFLDDLLAGHSLATLERLLEVIQDA; encoded by the coding sequence ATGGCACCGACGCTCACACCCCAGACCACGGACCCGCTCCCCGGGCTCGTGGGGTTCACGGTCGTGCTCCGCAACGCCGGGCTCGCCATCACCACCGACCGGGTGGCGGCCTTCCTCTCGGCGCTCGACGCGCTCGACGTGACCGATCGGACGCAGACGTACTGGGCCGGCCGGCTCACCCTCTGCTCAGACCCCGACGACCTGCCGCGCTACGACCAGGCGTTCGCAAGCTGGTTCGAGCCGGCCCATGGCGGCCGCACCCAGGTGCGGGACGAGCGGCCACCCCCGCCCCCGCGGCTGGCCGCGCTCACGCCGGAGGACGCCGAGGGCGATGAGGAGGGTTCGGACTCCCGGCAGATCCACGCGCGCGCCAGCGGCACCGAGATCCTCCGCAACCGCGACCTCGGCGAGCTCACCCCCGTCGAGCGCGAGCACCTGCGCCGGCTGATGGCGCTACTCCGCCCCGAGCTGCCGACCCGCCTGTCGCGCCGGCTGCGCCCGTCCAAGCACGGGGACACCGACCCGGGCCGGACCCTGCGAGCCGCCCTGCGCAACCACGGTGAGCTGCGCGAGCTGCGCAGGCGCGACCGCTCCCGGCGGGCCCGCAAGGTCGTGCTGCTGATCGATGTCTCCGGTTCGATGGAGCCCTACGCCGACTCGCTGCTGCGCTTCGCACACGTCGTGGTCCGCCGCGCCCCCGCTGCGGTGGAGGCGTTCACCCTCGGCACGCGGCTCACCCGCGTCACCCGCGAGCTGCGGATGCGCGACCCCGAGCGGGCGCTCGGCGCCGCCGCGAAGGCGATCCCGGACTGGTCGGGCGGCACCCGGCTGGGCGAGGTACTGCGCGCCTTCGTCGACCGGTGGGGCCAGCGCGGCGCGGCGCGGCGGGCCGTGATCGTCGTGTTCTCCGACGGCTGGGAGCGCGGCGAGACCGACGTGCTGCGCGAACAGATGAGCAGGCTGCGCCGGCTGGCCCACCGCGTGGTGTGGGTGAACCCGCATGTCGGGAAGGACGGCTACGCGCCCGTGCAGGGTGGAATAGTCGCAGCCCTGCCGTTCTTGGACGACTTGTTGGCCGGCCACAGCCTGGCCACCCTGGAACGACTGCTCGAGGTGATACAAGATGCGTGA